DNA from Sulfitobacter albidus:
TTGCCCGCGGTCTGTAACGTGTCGGTTCCGTCGCCGCCCTGATAGGTTTCCACGAGGCCGGCCGTCGCAATCAGCAAATCGTCGCCCGCACCGCCGTCAAGCGTATCGGCACCCGCCCCGCCCGTCAGCGTATCGTTTCCGCCGCCACCGAACAGGGTGTCATTCCCGGAATCGCCCTGGGCGCTTTCAGCAAAGTCGGAACCGACAAAGAAATCGTCACCGTCCGCAAGGGTCCAGTTGGATCCGGAAACATAGCCCGTGATGCCCGAAACATCGATCACGTCGGCAGCGTTGCTTCCCGTGAGACCAGCAAATTGATCGTCGAGCAATTCAACACCCGCTGAAACGTCGAGCGTCAGCGACCGGATCTCAGGCCCGGCGAAGCGGGCCGTATCAATACCATCGCCACCAATCAGCGTATCCGACGACGACCCGTCAAAGACCAGCGTGTCATTGCCAAAACCGCCGTCGAGCAGATCACTGCCTGCACCGCCGGTCAGCAGGTCGTCATCCTCGCCGCCCAGCAGCGTATCGTTGTCGTTGCCACCGTCCAGCGTATCGTTCCCGAAACTACCGATCAGCGTATCCTGACCGTCGCCGCCGGCCACTGACTCCGCAAGGATGGAACCGAGAAAGCTGTCGTCGCCTCCAAGCAGTGTCCAGACATTGCTGCTCAGATAGGCGCTGATACCGCTGACGTTGATCACGTTGCTGTCGCTGGTGAACGCAAAGGTGATGAATTGATCATCCAGAACTTCGACGCCCGCCGCGAAGTCCAGTGTCAGATTGCCGATAAACCCACCTTCGAATCGCGCAATATCGGTACCGTCACCGCCGATCAGCGTATCACTGTCACCAAAAAAGTCGGCTACGCCAAAAAGCAGGAGGTCATCGCCAAAACCACCGTCAAGACTGTCGTCCCCCTGGCCGCCCCGCAGGGTATCGTTACCCGTGCCACCCTCAAGGGTATCGGCACCGTTGTTCCCTGTAATCGAATCGTCACCGCCATTCCCTTGGATCGAGTCGTCGACATTGCCGCCGCTGACGACCTCAGATGCCTCAGAGCCGCGGAAGACATTGTTCCCGAAACCCAACGCCCATTGGTTCCCGTTGATGTACGCCTGGACCCCTCTCACATCGATGGTTTTTGATCCCGCTGCGCCGACGAACACACCGGTGAATCCAGCGTCCAGAATCTCCACACTGGCGGCCGCGTCTAGAATAAGGCTTGTGTTGATCGAGCCCCCGGCAAAGCGCGCGGTGTCGATACCGGTGCCGCCCGAAAGAATGTCGGTGCCGCCGCCCGGACTGCCGTCGGCGGCAAAGATCAGCAGATCGTCACCCGCCCCACCGCTAAGCGTATTGTCGCCGCGACCGCCGACAAGCGTGTCATTTCCGGCGCCCCCCTCAAGGGAATCGTTCCCGTCTCCGCCGGAAACGGATTCATCCGCCGCACCACCAAGGAAGACATCGTTACCATCGAAAAGCGAAAATCTCGGCAGGGTCGAATAGCTGAAGATACCAGTCAGATCAAAGATGTTGTTGCTGTTGTCGCCCGAAACGATATCACCGACACCGCTTTGGAATTCAAAAACGTCAAAGCCCGAGGCGACGTCAAGTGTCAGATTCGTGACGGGTTGCCCGTCATAAAGGAAAGTCGCCATGCTATTCACCGCTGCTATAATTTAAATTGAAAAGAGGCTACGCCGGCGGACGTTGCGGAAACAATGATTATCGCCCCGATCCGCGCGATAGTCCTACCAATTTCCACCCTTCCGAGATGCACGCACGGAAACTCCCGTTTTCCGAGTATTTCCGCGCGTAATTTCGGCGGATTCAGGCTGCAGTTTCGCTGGCATCTGGAACCGGGAGAAAACTTGAGCTCTACATCCCCGGCGCCTGTAAGAATTGTTTTCATATTTATGACATACGCAGGCCAGAGTTGATTGGTGTTCATGCCATCGGCTGTATTGAGGGAGGCAGATGCAATGGTGACAAGGCAACAGGCGATTGACGGCATCTGGGAGGATCTGTCGATCACGACGACATCCGGCCAGACCTACACGGTGCCATCGCCTCTCAACGGCGACAGTGATGCCGCGGCGCCCTATGTGTTCACCTTCCAATATGCGGGCAACACACAGCCCGATGACCTGCCCGCTGGCTCAACCCAGTATTCCGGCTGGACCCCCTTCACCGCTGCGGAGCGGCTGCGGTTCGAGCAGCTGCTCGATTACGTCGAGACGATCGCGAATGTCGATTTCCAGCTCGTCTCGGGCCAAGCGGACCCCACCATGAACGTCGGCAAGGTCACCCTGCCGGGCAGCGTCGCGGGCACCGGTGGCTTTGGCTACAGCATCGCGATTGACCGCGACGACAATGTCACAATGACCGACTACGACAATTTTGTCGTCTACGATAACACGCTCGACCTCGCTTCGGGGGAGGACCATCTGATCCTGCACGAGATCCTGCACGCGCTGGCGCTCAAGCATCCGTTTGAAGGGCCCGATCCGCTGCCCGCAGCCTTCGAAAACAACAAATATTCAATCCTGTCCTACACAGCCAATCCCGAGAATGGCCTGTTCGGCGACGGGTTGCAGTTGTTCGACGTGCTTGCCGTGCAGGAACGCTGGGGCGCCAATCTGGCCACCGCGACGGGCAACGACAGCTACACCGGTGCGCGCAACAGTACCGTTGATGTGATCTGGGACGCGGGCGGCATCGACCGCCTTGACGCTTCGGCAATCGGTACGGGCGTAACCCTCAGCCTCGTGGAGGCGACCTTCTCCAGCTTCAATGCGCTCAACGATGTCGCAATCGCCTATGATGCGGTGATCGAAAATGCCATTGGAGGTGCCGGCGACGACAGTCTGACCGGCAACGACGTGGCCAACGCATTGCTGGGCGGTGCAGGCGATGACACGATCTCGGGTGGCGGCGGCAATGATGTCCTTCTCGGCGGTGCGGGCGCGGATGCGCTGGACGGGGGCGATGGCATCGACCGCGCGCAGTACACAGCCGCCAGCACGGGCGTACTCGCCGATCTGCAACTGGCGGGGCGCAACCTTGGCGAGGCGGCGGGCGATACCTACAACTCGATAGAAAACGTTTTTGGCTCCGGCTTCGCCGACAATCTGCGCGGCGATGCGGGCAACAACACCCTGTGGGGCGGCGGCGGCGGGGACGTTCTTTTCGGACGCGCGGGCGAAGACGTTCTGTCGGGCATGGGTGGTAACGACACGCTATACGGTCAGGGCGGCGACGACGACCTGCGGGGCGGTTCGGGCAACGACTTCCTGCTGGGTGGGGACGGTGCGGATGCGCTCAACGGTGGCAGCGGCATCGACCGCGCGCAATACAGCGACGCGAGCGGAGGCGTGCTGGCCGACCTGCAATTTTCCGACCGCAATCTCGGCTTTGCCGCTGGCGATACCTATACCCTGATCGAGAATGTCTTTGGCTCGCGCTTTGCGGATAATCTGCGCGGCGATGCCGGCAACAATACCTTGTGGGGCCACGACGGCGGCGACAAGATCTTTGGCCGTGCCGGCAATGACGCTTTGCTGGGCATGAGCGGGAACGACACCCTGTACGGACAAGACGGCAACGACAGGCTCTGGGGCGGCGGCGGGGCCGATCAATTCATGTTCGAGAATGGCTTTGGTCAGGACATGATCATGGATTTCGATCCACTTGCCAGCGGTGAGATCATCAACCTTCACGCCGTGGCAGCCTTTACCGACTTCGCCGATCTTGACGCAAATCACCTCAGTCGCGCGGGTGACAATACCCTTATCAGCGACGACGACGGCAATACGATCACGCTGCTCAACGTTGACCGCGACGCGCTCAGCATCGATCACTTCGCCTTCTAGGAGACACGAAAAACGGCGCCCCGGTTTCCCGGAGCGCCGTCTTTTTGTCGCGCGGCCTGTGGCTTACAGAACGATGTCCGTCGCCGTCAGCGAGGTCACGCCTTCCAGCAGGATGTTCAGATCCACCGTGCCGTTGCCGTCAACATCGCCCAGCAGGAAGCCGTCCGTGCCGTTGTTGGCGAAACGCAGATCCCCCGCCGCGCCAAAGCCCGCGGCGCCCACGAAGTTGAACGCCTGGTTGCCCGCCAGCGTCGTGTTCGCGTCGATCGCCGCAAGGTCGATCCGGTCCGCGCCGCCCACACCAAAGTCGGTGATGGTGTCGCGCCCCGCGCCGGTGCTGTCGGCCACCGCCTGGAAGACAAACGCATCCGCGCCGCCGCCCCCGGACAGACGGTCTCCGCCGAGCCCGCCGAACAACCGGTCGTTGCCCTGCATCCCGATCAGCTCATCCGTCCCCTCCAGCCCGAACAGGCGGTCGTCGCCGCCAAAGCCCAGGATCCGGTTGGCGTTGTCATCCCCGACCAGAACGTCGTTGCCCGCCGCGTTCGAGCCGTAGAGATACTCGAAGTTGGTGAAGGTATCGATGCCCGACGACCCGCCGACGTTCTGCGCCGTGCCCTGCGCCCGCAGATCCACCGCGACCGGACCGCCCGAGTTGAAGTAGCTCAGGATATCCGCATCTCCGGCACCGCCGTCCATGGTGTCATTGCCGCCCGAGCCTTCGATCTGATCGTCCCCGACCCCGCCGCGCAGCACGTCGCCGCCGCCGATGCCGTAGATCTCGTCGTTGCCCGCGCCGCCGTCGATGACGTTGCCGCCGCTGGTGCCCACAAGCAGGTCATTGCCCGTGCCGCCGGTGATCCCCTCGACCGAGACGAAGCGATCCGTGCCGGTCTGCGCCGACGTGTTCTGAGCCCCCGCAAAGTTGATGTTCACCACCAGATTGGCCGTCGCGTCCGAATAATCCGCCGTGTCAAAACCGCCACCGCCGTTGAACACGTCGTTGCCCGAACCGCCATTCAGCGCATCGTTGCCAGCACCGCCGAAGAGGCTGTCGTTACCCTCGCCGCCAAAGAGACTGTCATTGCCGACCTCGCCACCCACGATGTCATCGCCGGCGTTGCCGCGCACCACATCGTTGCCGTCATTGCCCGACATGGTGTCATCGCCACCAAAGCCGAACATCGTGTCATTCCCACCGTTCCCGTTCAGCGCATTTGCGGCAGTGGAGCCGGTGATGGCATCCCCGATGGATGTACCGGAGACATTTTCAACGTTCACAGCCGAGTAGACGATCGGCGCCCCGCTCGTCGGCGTGTAGCCGTAGGTGTTGGCCGACAGATTGAAGGTGAAGCCGACATTCGAGATCGTCCATGTGCTTGCATCGAGCGTATCGTCACCGGCGCCACCGTCAATCGAGTCGCCAAAGACAAAACCGTTGAGGAGGATCACGTCATCGCCCGCACCGGCATCAATACTGTCAACACCGGAGCCGCCGTCGAACGTGTCGTCGCCAGCCAGGCCAATCAGCGTATCACTGCCAAGTTCCCCTGTAATCGTGTCAGCAAGGTTACCGCCCGTCAGTTCGTTGTTGCTGTTGTTACCGACAATCTCATTGCGATAGCCAAGCAGGCCTACAAGACCCTCGATCCCGCTCCAATCCCCGCTGAAGGCAGCGCCGTCGCCGCTGTACCCCTGATCAAGGTCAAACCCGGTGACGAAGAAGGCGCTTGAACCCGCGGTCCCGGAGAAGTCCAGCGTATCGGATCCGGCTCCACCAACAATCGTTTGATTGATAAGCGTAGAACCTTCGAGTTCGAAGAGGTCGTCTCCACCACCGCCATCGAGGTTGTTGTTGCCGATCGAGGCGACGATCGTGTCGTTGCCAAGTCCGCCCGCCACAGTATCATTGCCCCCACCGACCAAGATCAGATCACGCTGGGATGAACCCGTGATATTCTCGGCTGACGCATCACCGGTGATGGTGATGGTTTCATCGTCCCCGGCATCCAAGTCCCAATCCTGGAAGGTCCATCCGGACAGATCGACCGACGACGTGTTCATCACGATTTCGATGGTGTTCTCATTGCCGGGAGCGCCGGCAAATCCGTCGATGGTGACATTGAGCAATTCTGTAGCACCGTCGATCTCATCGGAGCCAAGACGCAGCGTGCTGTCGCCTGACGTGTTGAAACGGATCTCCTCGATGTTATCGATGGTCGTGCCAACGTTGGACAGGTCAATCAGCCCCGTAGAATTGATGAGGATCTCGTCAATGCCTCCACCGCCGTTGATCGTCTCCTCGGCACCGGTTGTGGCTGCCGTCAGGACAAAATCATCGTTGCCGTCGTTGCCAAAAATCGAATCGCTGCCGGAGGTCCCGGTAAAGGTCTCGGCGGAGGCGTCGCCCAGGATCCGGAAATAGTCGAACCCATCCGTCCAATTTGAATAGGTCACGCCGGACAAATCAAGCGTTGCGTCGCTGCTCATTTCGACAAGGATGATTTCACGCAGAGACGTGTTGCTCTGCCCCTGGACGGCGAAGGAAGTACCAAAACCATCCTCCAATTCCGTCCCGTCGACGACGAGGGTCTTGCTGCCTGGCGCGGAGTCCGAAGTGGAGAAGGAGATTCGTTCCAGATTGCTCCATTGTGTACCGGCGGTCGAAACGTCCGTCGTACCGGTGTTAAACACCAGAAGATCGTCGGAACCGATACCACCGTCGACTGTATCGGCACCCTGAACAACACCCGCGAGATACCCGAAATCGTCATTTCCGCTGCCGCCTGACAGGCTGTCATTTCCGGTATCACCGCGCAGGAAGTCGTTCCCGCCGTTGCCTTCGAGCGTGTCGTTACCGGCAAAGCCGAGCATATTGTCGTTGGCAGTGCTGCCGATAATCCGCTCCGCAGTTCCGTTGTCACCGTTGATCACCCCACCGGCAAGCTTGGTCCAGATGATGTCGCCATCCACAAAATTCTCTTGCGGGTTGTCGTAGTTGGCGGCGCTGACGGTGCCGTCGCGCGGATCCCAGATCTGGGAAAAGATGTTGTTGCCGTTTTCGTACACAAAGACAACGCGCCCGTCCCCCGTGACACCGACATTGGGATCGGATCCACCGGCGGCCGCGATTACCATTGTCGAGCCGTCAGTGCTGCCGTCCGCGTTGAACTTGCGTGCCCTGATGTCATTGGTCGTGCTGTCGTCATCCCAGATGATGATGAATTCGTTCTGCGGCAGTGCGATGATCCGGGATTCATTTGCATCAACACCATCGACCGCCGTCTTGCCGAGAACAACGCCCAGATTGGAGTTGAACACCATACGGTTGACGTCGCCCAACGATCCGCCCGTTGCGTCGTCCGTCCAGGTCACAACGATGTTCCCCCCCGAAAGGGTCGCGACATGCGGATCAGACGGAGAGCCGTTATCGTCCACCGTCGCCCGGTGCTGCAGGGCACCCGCAGTGTTGTAGACATCGATCTTGATCGCACCTTCATCGCGGTAGACCGATACCATCTCCCCGTTGATATTGATCGCGACGTCGTTCTGGGTCTGATCATCGCCACCGTTGTCACCGGCGTTGAATTCTGACGTCAGCGTTGTTCCGGTGGCGCTGAGCCGGATCCCGCGGACATCGTCGTCGTCCGGGTTAAAGGCGCCGCCGACATCAAGGTCGGTAAACGTCACGAAGGACGTGTTATTGATGTTGTTTACCGCGATCTGCGGGTTGTCGAAATCACCGTCGCTACCAACTTCCGAGGCGATGTCGCGCGTGTTGATATTGTTGCCCGCCGCGTTCTTGCGCTCCCAGACAACGCGGGAATCCGCGCCGTTATTGTCGATATAGACCAGCATGAAACCACCGTCGTTGGTGGCCGCGATATCAAAATCCCGTTCGTCATGCGCGGTGCGGCTTGAGTTGATCTGGAAACTGTCGCGCACAAGATTGCCCGCACCATCGTAGATCTTGCCGATGATATCGGTGCCGCCCGTTGTGCCCACGCCGTTCGTTCCGGTTTCGACCCAGGCAATAAGAATGTTGCCGTTGCTCAGCCCGATGGTTTGCGGCTCGAATGTGGCCGGGTTGTTTGCTGTGCCGGTATTGACCTGAAAATTGGAGCGCCAGAGTGTTGGAGTAGCCATGGGAATATCCTTCTCTATGTATTTGGGAGACCCGGCATACGCGTCGGGCCATATTGGAAAATGTAATGGGATCAGACACGCACTGCGCAAAGCAGGCTCTGGCATAACGCAATCTGATTGGATGGACGCAGCGCGCCAGTGGCGCGTTCCTGTCGTCGGGTGCTGTTGTTAGGTGACAAGCACCTGACAGATGTCTCGTGTCTGAATTCCGTTCATCTTAAATCCCCCCTGGGATAATTTTTGTATCTTGGCGGCCGCCAGGATCCGAAAGGGATCCGCGCGGCGTCTAAATCGTCATCGTCTCAAACAGGGCCCGGTCGCGCAGGGCCCACATGCGTCGTGGAAAGCCGGTAATTGGCTCTTGCGGCATATCCTGCGGAAGCAAGTTTCATAAATCAATACTTTTTTAACGAACGTAAGGTTTTCCTTACCCGTTGAGCCACGCCTCGTTTTGGCCCGCCCCACCACAGCCGATGGGCACAAATCAGCGCTGCCATTCGCACGCGCCATCCGGTCGGGCGGGCCCCGATACCCTCATTCCCACGCCACGAAAAACGGCGCCCCGGTTTCCCGGAGCGCCGTCTTTTTGTCGCGCGGCCTGTGGCTTACAGAATGATGTCCGTCGCCGTCAGCGAGGTCACGCCTTCCAGCAGGATGTTCAGATCCACCGTGCCGTTGCCGTCGACATCGCCCAGCAGGAAGCCGTCCGTGCCGTTGTTGGCGAAACGCAGATCCCCCGCCGCGCCAAAGCCCGCGGCGCCCACGAAGTTGAACGCCTGGTTGCCCGCCAGCGTCGTGTTCGCGTCGATCGCCGCAAGGTCGATCCGGTCCGCGCCGCCCACACCAAAGTCGGTGATGGTGTCGCGCCCCGCGCCGGTGCTGTCGGCCACCGCCTGGAAGACAAACGCATCCGCGCCGCCGCCCCCGGACAGACGGTCTCCGCCGAGCCCGCCGAACAACCGGTCGTTGCCCTGCATCCCGATCAGCTCATCCGTCCCCTCCAGCCCGAACAGGCGGTCGTCGCCGCCAAAGCCCAGGATCCGGTTGGCGTTGTCATCCCCGACCAGAACGTCGTTGCCCGCCGCGTTCGAGCCGTAGAGATACTCGAAGTTGGTGAAGGTATCGATGCCCGACGACCCGCCGACGTTCTGCGCCGTGCCCTGCGCCCGCAGATCCACCGCGACCGGACCGCCCGAGTTGAAGTAGCTCAGGATATCCGCATCTCCGGCACCGCCGTCCATGGTGTCATTGCCGCCCGAGCCTTCGATCTGATCGTCCCCGACCCCGCCGCGCAGCACGTCGCCGCCGCCGATGCCGTAGATCTCGTCGTTGCCCGCGCCGCCGTCGATGACGTTGCCGCCGCTGGTGCCCACAAGCAGGTCATTGCCCGTGCCGCCGGTGATCCCCTCGACCGAGACGAAGCGATCCGTGCCGGTCTGCGCCGACGTGTTCTGAGCCCCCGCAAAGTTGATGTTCACCACCAGATTGGCCGTCGCGTCCGAATAATCCGCCGTGTCAAAACCGCCACCGCCGTTGAACACGTCGTTGCCCACGCCACCATTCAGCGCATCGTTGCCCGCGCCGCCGAAAATCCGGTCGTTTCCGGCGCCGCCAATCACGGTGTCATTACCGTCTTCGCCGCCGACAAGGTCGTCACCCAGACCGCCACTGACCAAATCGTTCCCGACAAGACCCGACACCGTGTCATTGCCTGCACCGGCCATGATCGTGTCCGCCAGAAGGCCACCGGTCAGGTCATTGTCGGCCCCGTCACCGGCGATGGAATTACGAAAGTTCCGCAGCCCGACAAGACCCTCGATGCCGGACCAGTCACCCGGCGCCCCCCCGCCGGAGAGGTATCCCGCCGTCAGATTGAACCCCGCGACAAAGGTTGGGCTGCCGCCGGTCACACCGGAATAATCCACCGTATCGGATCCAAGGCCCCATCGATGGTCTGGTTCGATAGCGTGGTGTTGGTAACGCGGAACAGATCATCACCCTCTCCACCGTCCAAAGTCAGCGCCCCGCCTTGCATGACGATCGTGTCATTGCCCATCCCGGCCATAACGGTATCATTGCCGCCGCCGGTCTCGATCACATCGCGCTGTGAGGACCCGGCAAAGCTCTCGGCGGTGGATTGACCCAAGATGCGGATCGTCTCGTCCGATCCGTCGTCCCACTGGAAGAACGTCCAGCCAGAGAGATCGACGTCGGTGGTTCGCATCACGATTTCGATGTTGTTCTGGTCCTGCACCCCGGTGAAGCCGTCGATGAACACATCAAGCAATTCATCCGCCGTATCGAGCTCGGTCGAGCTCAGTCGCAAGGTATTGTCGCCCTGAACGACAAAGCGGATCTCCTCGATCCCCGAGATCTCGACAGAGGCGCTCGACAGGTCGATCACGCCCGCTGAGCCGATCAGGATCCTGTCAGTGCCGGTCCCGCCATGAATCGTCTCGCTGCTGCCGGTGGTTGCGACGTCGAGGGTGAAGGTGTCATTACCGCCGCCGCCCGAAATGCTGTCGTTGCCGGAGGTGCCGGTGAACTGTTCGAACGAGCCGTCGCCGATCACTTCGATGCGGTCAAACCCGTTGGTCCAATTGCTGTCGAAGGTCGTGCCGGACAGGTTCAGGGTCGTGTCGGTATCCATGTTGATCCGGATGATTTCCCGCAAGCCGGTATTCGCCTGCCCGAAGATCGCCGGACCGGTGCCAAACCCATCCTCAAACTCGGTCCCGTCAACGATCAGCGTCTTGGATCCCTGCACGGTGTCGGCGGTATTGAAGGTGATCTGCTCCAGACCGGACCAGGACGTGCCCGCGATTTCCAGATCGGTCGTACCGGCGTTGAAGATGGCGAGGCCGTCGATTCCGTCGCCTCCCTCGACCGTGTCGGCGCCTGCGGATTCTCCCGCAAAATAGCGGAACGTATCGTTGCCCCCGCCCCCGATCAGGCTGTCATCGCCGCTGCCACCGGAAAGGGTATCATCACCGCCGTTGCCTTCCAGCGTGTCGTCGTCGCCCATGCCCGACAAAAGATCGGCCGCGCCGCCGCCGATGATCCGGTCGGCGGTGCCATTGTCCCGTTTACCGTGCCGCCCGTTGTCTTGGCATATATCACATCACCGTCCACAAAATTCACCGGCGGATCGTCATAGGTCGCGGTATTGATGGCCCCGTCGCGGGGATCCCAGATGGATGCTTTTACATCGCCGTCGCCTTCCCACGTGAAAAGCACGCGCCCGTCGCCGGTAACGCCAACGTTGGGGGTGAATCCTTCGGAATTGTCGACGGTGACCGTACTGCCGTCCGCAGTGCCGTCGCTGTCGTATTTCTGGGCCTTGATGGTATTGGCGGATGTATCCTTCCAGACGATGACGAATTCACCGTCGGGCAAGGCGACAATCTCGCTGTCGGTCGCATCCACGGCATCGACGGCGGTCGCGGCCCGCACCATGCCCAGATCGGCATTGTAGACCGCCAGCCGCACGGTTCCGTCGGAAGAGGCGCCGACCCCGTCCGTCCAGGTGGTTGCGATATTGCCGTTGGCAAGGGTTGCGACCTGCGGATCAAGGGGCGCCGCCGCTACGGCGGCAATCGCGCGGTGCTGCAGGATGCCGCCATTGCTGAGGACATCGACCGTGATCGCGCCGGCGTCGCTGTAGACCGATACCATCTCACCGTTCGTATTGATCGCGACGTCGTTCTGCGTTTGCGCGCCCGTTGCGTTGTCACCTGCGTCGAATATGCCTGTCAGAAACCCGCCGGTGTCCGAAAGGCGGATGCCCCGAATGTCGGCAGAAAACGCATCGTCGCCAGGCGCAATTTCCACAAAGCTGATGAAGGACGTGTTGTCGGCGGCATTTACCGCGACTTGCGGATTGCTGAGATCCTCGCTCGGGTCGATCTCTGCATCGATAACGCTGGTGACAACGTTGTCGCCGACCGCGTCCTTGCGCTCCCACACGAGACGCGACGAAACGCTCTCCCTATCGATATAGACAAGGACAAAGCCGCCGTCGTTGGTTGCGGCAATGTCAAAGTCGCTCTCGTTGTCCGAGGAGTAGCTGCGGTTGACGCGGAAGCTGTCGCGCACCGTGTTGCCTGCGCCGTCGATGATCTTGGCCACGATGTCGCCGCTGTTGGATGTCCCGACGCCGCTGGTGCCCTGCTCGGTCCAGGCGATGAGGATATTCCCGTTGCTGAGCCCGATGGTCTGCGTGTCTTCGACCACCGGAGCGTCGGCCACACCGGTGTTTACCTGAAATTCCGGGAGCCATACTGTCGGAGTAGCCATGCGCATATACCTTCTTGCTGTCTTTTGCGTGCAGTCCAGACGGCCATCGCCCCAAAGGACGCAGAGCCAACAGACTTTCGGGAAAATTGGGTTCTGGCCGGGAACATTCCAAAAGGGGCGGCCACACGTCTTGCGCGAAACCTGCGAAACCGGCCCGCAAAAATCAACGTATTTTTACCGAATTGCTAAAAGTGCTTGCCGCGGGATCTCCGGAGGATTCCTCCCGACTTTCCATCATGGGTAGAAAATACCCGTGCGCCTGCGACGCCCCTTCGCATGACGCGACCCGACAAATATCAGAACAAATTGAAAGGAATTAAAGACATATCGCATCAAGGCGTTTTCGACCCGCTCTTCAGATTGCTGCATCCCGGCGCAACCTAAAGTTTTTCTTGGGTTTTGCAGAAACACCGATCGAAATCGCCGAAAGTGGCATTGAAACCGCAGCTATCACTAAAAATGTCCGGGTTTACTGACAGAAAACCTGTCGGGCGGTATCCAACCTCCACCCCTATTTGAGATCTGGATCCCTTTATGCCGCGCTATACGCCCACTGACTCCCTCTATGTCTTTCAATGGCACTATGACTACCTGTCGCAAAGCCTTGGCTACGGCCGCGAGGGGATCGAAACGATCTGGGATGAATTCAGTGGCGACGGGGTCCATATCGGCATCAGCGACAGCGCGGTCGATCGCGAGCACCCGGAGTGGGAAGACCGGTTCGACGCCGATACAAACATCGTTATCGAAACCGAAGATGGTGCGCTGGTAAAAGTCACCAACACAGAGCGGACCGAGAACCATGCCATGTCGGTATCGGGGATCATCGCGGCGGGCGACGACGGGGTGGGGACCGTCGGGATCGCGCACGGATCGACGTTGTCGTCGATTGACGTATTCTTTGATTACGACGGCGATGGCTCGACCGCCTTTGCCGACGACGTTGCCGATCGCGATGCGCCGTTGATGTCGCAAATCGTCGCCGGGTTCCGGCAGTTCGACGTGATCAGCGGCAGCTGGCATACCGACAGCGTCTATAACCAGACCCTCGCCAAATCGGCAGAGATCACCGCGCAATTGGACGGTTTCGCGGCCGCCACAAGCGAGGGGCGTGACGGTCTGGGCACCGTGATCGTTCTGGCTGCGGGCAACGGCTATGATGATCTGTACTACGACAACAGCGGCACCGCGCAGCGTATTTTCATCCAGCGCAATGACGATGCCAGCTATAGCATTGATTACGTCATGTCGGGGTTCCTGAACCCCGGCGAGGATCCCGCAACCACAACGCCA
Protein-coding regions in this window:
- a CDS encoding calcium-binding protein, which produces MDYSGVTGGSPTFVAGFNLTAGYLSGGGAPGDWSGIEGLVGLRNFRNSIAGDGADNDLTGGLLADTIMAGAGNDTVSGLVGNDLVSGGLGDDLVGGEDGNDTVIGGAGNDRIFGGAGNDALNGGVGNDVFNGGGGFDTADYSDATANLVVNINFAGAQNTSAQTGTDRFVSVEGITGGTGNDLLVGTSGGNVIDGGAGNDEIYGIGGGDVLRGGVGDDQIEGSGGNDTMDGGAGDADILSYFNSGGPVAVDLRAQGTAQNVGGSSGIDTFTNFEYLYGSNAAGNDVLVGDDNANRILGFGGDDRLFGLEGTDELIGMQGNDRLFGGLGGDRLSGGGGADAFVFQAVADSTGAGRDTITDFGVGGADRIDLAAIDANTTLAGNQAFNFVGAAGFGAAGDLRFANNGTDGFLLGDVDGNGTVDLNILLEGVTSLTATDIIL
- a CDS encoding calcium-binding protein — protein: MSGMGDDDTLEGNGGDDTLSGGSGDDSLIGGGGNDTFRYFAGESAGADTVEGGDGIDGLAIFNAGTTDLEIAGTSWSGLEQITFNTADTVQGSKTLIVDGTEFEDGFGTGPAIFGQANTGLREIIRINMDTDTTLNLSGTTFDSNWTNGFDRIEVIGDGSFEQFTGTSGNDSISGGGGNDTFTLDVATTGSSETIHGGTGTDRILIGSAGVIDLSSASVEISGIEEIRFVVQGDNTLRLSSTELDTADELLDVFIDGFTGVQDQNNIEIVMRTTDVDLSGWTFFQWDDGSDETIRILGQSTAESFAGSSQRDVIETGGGNDTVMAGMGNDTIVMQGGALTLDGGEGDDLFRVTNTTLSNQTIDGALDPIRWIIPV